Proteins encoded in a region of the Xiphophorus couchianus chromosome 11, X_couchianus-1.0, whole genome shotgun sequence genome:
- the ca4c gene encoding carbonic anhydrase IV c, with protein MRSSLYLLAFLYLRSRASAEWCYQSQTCDDPCKEPSRWAALFPRCGGLSQSPINIVTNKVHFSSALPPFSFIGHTDLINITVENKGHFAHFALPQSVRLTGGALPGHYRAAQFHFHWGGSGTKGSEHTIDGERFPMELHIVHIKEPYSSLEEAEHDMAGIALLALFFEETADDHPHLDTIIAALGQVQNNGSNTVIPNFRLSNIIPAAAELHSYYRYVGSMTTPGCEQAVAWTVFHRMLSISSRQLDAIVKQCRFWTGQPMTNIFRPTQPLDGRVVYSSKSGAAQKRANQMWFVVLSALFMPMILIHII; from the exons ATGCGTTCTTCTCTCTACCTCCTGGCTTTCCTCTACCTGCGCTCCAGGGCATCAG CTGAGTGGTGTTACCAGAGCCAGACCTGTGATGACCCATGCAAAG AACCAAGCCGCTGGGCAGCTCTGTTTCCCAGATGTGGAGGTTTAAGCCAGTCGCCAATTAACATCGTGACCAATAAAGTTCATTTCAGCAGCGCTCTTCCTCCCTTCAGCTTTATCGGACACACCGACTTAATCAACATCACAGTAGAGAACAAGGGCCACTTTG CTCACTTTGCTTTACCACAGTCAGTGCGGCTGACCGGAGGAGCTCTGCCGGGTCACTACAGAGCGGCCCAGTTTCACTTCCACTGGGGAGGGAGTGGGACGAAGGGATCAGAGCACACCATTGATGGAGAAAGATTTCCAATGGAG TTGCACATAGTCCATATTAAAGAACCTTACAGCTCTCTGGAGGAAGCAGAACACGATATGGCGGGTATCGCTCTGCTCGCCCTCTTCTTTGAG GAAACAGCAGATGATCATCCTCATCTAGATACAATAATTGCTGCTCTGGGTCAAGTACAAAACAAtg GCAGCAACACAGTGATTCCAAACTTTAGACTGAGTAATATCATCCCGGCAGCCGCCGAGCTTCACAGTTACTACCGCTATGTGGGCTCCATGACAACTCCAGGATGTGAGCAGGCGGTTGCATGGACAGTGTTTCATAGGATGCTGTCAATCAGCAGTCGACAG CTGGATGCTATAGTAAAACAGTGCAGATTTTGGACAGGACAGCCCATGACAAACATCTTCAGACCCACGCAGCCTCTGGATGGCAGAGTCGTTTACAGCTCCAAGTCAGGCGCAGCTCAGAAGAGGGCGAACCAAATGTGGTTTGTCGTCCTCTCAGCTCTGTTCATGCCAATGATCCTGATACATATTATTTAG